One genomic window of Elaeis guineensis isolate ETL-2024a chromosome 2, EG11, whole genome shotgun sequence includes the following:
- the LOC105049000 gene encoding cytochrome P450 CYP72A616 isoform X2, whose amino-acid sequence MWIGPYPRVMLYDPELVREVLSGKFGHFEKQKANPLVRLLVTGVLSYGGEKWAKHRRIIKPAFHLEKLKCMLPAFYTCCDELIKRWDMHIGLQGSCELDVWPEFHGLTGDVISRAAFGSSFKEGRWIFQLLEEQAELASQVVRNIYIPGYRFIPTKKNKRMKEIHREIRDLLSKMIEQRERGVTKAGTTNDDLLGLLMESNFRYSQEQGDTKNTGMTKDDVIEECKLFYFAGHETTRVLLTWTMVVLGMHPSWQARAREEVLQIFGKNKPDFDGLNQLKIVTMILYEVLRLYPPLFFVIRKTYKKMELGDFSFPPGVQLLLPILFLHHDPEYWGEDASEFNPERFARGVSKASKIQGAFLPFSWGPRICIGQGFAMREAQMALAMILKNFSFEPSPSYAHSPYTIFTIRPQHGAQIILRRL is encoded by the exons ATGTGGATTGGGCCTTATCCTCGAGTAATGCTTTACGATCCAGAACTGGTAAGGGAGGTCCTGTCAGGCAAGTTCGGTCACTTCGAGAAGCAGAAGGCAAACCCATTGGTGAGGTTACTGGTTACAGGAGTTCTAAGTTATGGAGGTGAAAAATGGGCCAAACACAGAAGGATCATCAAGCCTGCTTTTCATCTAGAGAAATTGAAG TGCATGTTACCAGCCTTCTATACTTGTTGTGATGAGCTGATCAAAAGATGGGATATGCACATTGGTTTGCAAGGATCTTGTGAATTGGATGTTTGGCCTGAATTCCATGGGCTTACCGGAGACGTCATCTCTCGGGCAGCATTTGGTAGCAGCTTCAAAGAAGGCCGGTGGATATTTCAACTCCTAGAAGAGCAAGCGGAGCTTGCTAGTCAAGTTGTCCGAAATATATACATCCCTGGTTATAG GTTTATTCCCACCAAGAAGAACAAACGTATGAAAGAAATTCATAGAGAGATTCGGGATCTTTTGTCTAAAATGATTGAGCAGAGAGAGAGGGGCGTGACAAAGGCAGGAACTACCAATGATGACTTACTAGGGTTGCTAATGGAATCAAATTTTAGATACTCCCAAGAACAAGGAGACACCAAGAACACTGGGATGACCAAGGATGACGTGATCGAGGAATGCAAGTTGTTCTACTTTGCGGGGCACGAAACGACAAGAGTTCTCCTAACTTGGACCATGGTTGTCCTAGGCATGCATCCTAGCTGGCAGGCTCGTGCAAGAGAAGAGGTTCTACAAATCTTTGGAAAAAATAAGCCAGACTTTGATGGCTTAAATCAATTAAAGATC GTGACTATGATTTTGTATGAGGTTCTTAGATTATATCCACCACTGTTTTTTGTCATACGCAAAACCTACAAGAAAATGGAACTGGGAGATTTCTCCTTCCCCCCGGGAGTGCAACTCTTGCTGCCCATACTCTTCTTACACCACGATCCAGAATATTGGGGTGAAGATGCCAGTGAATTCAATCCAGAGAGGTTCGCGAGAGGAGTTTCAAAGGCATCAAAGATTCAAGGAGCCTTCCTTCCGTTCAGTTGGGGTCCTCGAATTTGTATTGGGCAAGGCTTCGCCATGAGGGAAGCTCAGATGGCTTTGGCCATGATTCTTAAGAATTTCTCATTCGAGCCTTCACCATCGTATGCCCATTCTCCTTACACCATATTTACTATTCGTCCCCAACATGGTGCTCAGATCATCTTGCGTAGGCTCTGA
- the LOC105049000 gene encoding cytochrome P450 CYP72A616 isoform X1: protein MLGSEEMPGSISWGVVGLLLLLAAWAVRALEWAWWRPRRLDRVLRDQGIKGTHYRFPYGDLKDLDRVSKEARSKPMPLTHCIVPRVLPFHHQLINDHGKISFMWIGPYPRVMLYDPELVREVLSGKFGHFEKQKANPLVRLLVTGVLSYGGEKWAKHRRIIKPAFHLEKLKCMLPAFYTCCDELIKRWDMHIGLQGSCELDVWPEFHGLTGDVISRAAFGSSFKEGRWIFQLLEEQAELASQVVRNIYIPGYRFIPTKKNKRMKEIHREIRDLLSKMIEQRERGVTKAGTTNDDLLGLLMESNFRYSQEQGDTKNTGMTKDDVIEECKLFYFAGHETTRVLLTWTMVVLGMHPSWQARAREEVLQIFGKNKPDFDGLNQLKIVTMILYEVLRLYPPLFFVIRKTYKKMELGDFSFPPGVQLLLPILFLHHDPEYWGEDASEFNPERFARGVSKASKIQGAFLPFSWGPRICIGQGFAMREAQMALAMILKNFSFEPSPSYAHSPYTIFTIRPQHGAQIILRRL, encoded by the exons ATGTTGGGATCCGAGGAGATGCCGGGGAGCATAAGCTGGGGAGTAGTAGGTCTCCTATTGCTATTGGCGGCATGGGCCGTGAGGGCTTTGGAGTGGGCGTGGTGGAGGCCTCGGCGGCTGGACCGCGTTCTCCGGGATCAGGGTATCAAGGGTACCCACTATCGATTCCCCTACGGAGACCTCAAGGACCTGGACCGGGTCTCCAAGGAGGCCCGATCCAAGCCTATGCCTCTCACTCACTGCATCGTCCCTCGCGTCCTTCCATTCCACCACCAGCTCATCAACGATCACG GTAAAATATCATTCATGTGGATTGGGCCTTATCCTCGAGTAATGCTTTACGATCCAGAACTGGTAAGGGAGGTCCTGTCAGGCAAGTTCGGTCACTTCGAGAAGCAGAAGGCAAACCCATTGGTGAGGTTACTGGTTACAGGAGTTCTAAGTTATGGAGGTGAAAAATGGGCCAAACACAGAAGGATCATCAAGCCTGCTTTTCATCTAGAGAAATTGAAG TGCATGTTACCAGCCTTCTATACTTGTTGTGATGAGCTGATCAAAAGATGGGATATGCACATTGGTTTGCAAGGATCTTGTGAATTGGATGTTTGGCCTGAATTCCATGGGCTTACCGGAGACGTCATCTCTCGGGCAGCATTTGGTAGCAGCTTCAAAGAAGGCCGGTGGATATTTCAACTCCTAGAAGAGCAAGCGGAGCTTGCTAGTCAAGTTGTCCGAAATATATACATCCCTGGTTATAG GTTTATTCCCACCAAGAAGAACAAACGTATGAAAGAAATTCATAGAGAGATTCGGGATCTTTTGTCTAAAATGATTGAGCAGAGAGAGAGGGGCGTGACAAAGGCAGGAACTACCAATGATGACTTACTAGGGTTGCTAATGGAATCAAATTTTAGATACTCCCAAGAACAAGGAGACACCAAGAACACTGGGATGACCAAGGATGACGTGATCGAGGAATGCAAGTTGTTCTACTTTGCGGGGCACGAAACGACAAGAGTTCTCCTAACTTGGACCATGGTTGTCCTAGGCATGCATCCTAGCTGGCAGGCTCGTGCAAGAGAAGAGGTTCTACAAATCTTTGGAAAAAATAAGCCAGACTTTGATGGCTTAAATCAATTAAAGATC GTGACTATGATTTTGTATGAGGTTCTTAGATTATATCCACCACTGTTTTTTGTCATACGCAAAACCTACAAGAAAATGGAACTGGGAGATTTCTCCTTCCCCCCGGGAGTGCAACTCTTGCTGCCCATACTCTTCTTACACCACGATCCAGAATATTGGGGTGAAGATGCCAGTGAATTCAATCCAGAGAGGTTCGCGAGAGGAGTTTCAAAGGCATCAAAGATTCAAGGAGCCTTCCTTCCGTTCAGTTGGGGTCCTCGAATTTGTATTGGGCAAGGCTTCGCCATGAGGGAAGCTCAGATGGCTTTGGCCATGATTCTTAAGAATTTCTCATTCGAGCCTTCACCATCGTATGCCCATTCTCCTTACACCATATTTACTATTCGTCCCCAACATGGTGCTCAGATCATCTTGCGTAGGCTCTGA